In one Clostridia bacterium genomic region, the following are encoded:
- a CDS encoding PBP1A family penicillin-binding protein → MSDPVIKTAVASFIVISMVMLSVFAYYYIHYERIIDRRMRGQLFNNTSKIFARPRLVQVGDPLSIEQIAAELRRAGYTDSGSTDSPVGSYRLMKGGIEIRPGAESFHSTDGAIIRVADGKIERVVGIGSNEGQNLAGYELEPQLVTALFEGEQRSKRQVVKFDEIPKVMVDAVLAIEDRRFFQHSGVNYFRFVQAALIDLREGRHAQGGSTITMQVSRAFFLTPEKTVKRKLVEMLIAIELEQKLTKPQIFELYANQIPMGQRGSFAVSGFAEAARSYFNKDIRSLTLPEAAMLAGIIQRPSYLSPYKHPERVLDRRNLVLESMVETGAITREECDRAKATPLKLAPPNVEASDAPYFVDLVKDTLQSRYSDSDLNEQGFRIYTTIDSDLQRAAAEAVEVGIKVVDEQVRKLRTRRVKTGKGKNAKTEETVVNGPIPQVALIALDPHTGEVLALVGGRNYGFSQLNHVVAKRPTGSIFKPFVFAAAMNTAINSDLPENVITASSLIDDAPTTFAHGDQIYEPRNYKNEYHGQVTARYALAMSLNNATVKLAETVGYDNVVALARASGITSVRATPSMALGAYDASPLEMAGAYTIFANGGVKVDPLMLKSVRRGNGDVVEDFHNDQKPVLDPRIAYIMTDMMEAVVNSGTAAGVRSRGFYAPAAGKTGTSHDAWFAGYTSNLLCIVWVGYDDYSDLRLSGGVTAAPIWAEFMKRAVGMPQYKGATEFQQPSGVVDVQLDKLTNRLATASCPETYTAAFIAGTEPKETCEQGDSRNLFQRIFGGGQPQPLPPPTSNGPVHNVPANARAPLPGVPAQQANQQQPAPEKKKKGFFGRIFGAFKDDSEEERPAPAPPPGNGGNNPTPR, encoded by the coding sequence ATGTCGGACCCGGTGATTAAGACGGCAGTCGCGTCGTTCATCGTGATCTCGATGGTGATGCTCAGTGTGTTCGCCTATTACTACATTCATTACGAACGCATCATCGACCGGCGGATGCGTGGGCAGCTCTTTAACAACACTTCAAAGATCTTCGCCCGGCCCCGGCTCGTGCAAGTTGGCGACCCGCTCTCCATTGAGCAGATCGCCGCAGAGTTGCGGCGAGCGGGCTATACCGATTCCGGATCTACGGATTCGCCCGTGGGCTCCTACCGCCTGATGAAGGGCGGCATTGAGATAAGGCCGGGGGCCGAATCGTTCCACTCCACAGACGGCGCCATCATTCGCGTTGCCGATGGCAAGATCGAGCGCGTCGTTGGGATTGGCTCGAACGAAGGGCAGAATCTCGCCGGGTACGAACTTGAGCCACAACTTGTCACCGCACTTTTCGAGGGTGAACAGCGAAGCAAGCGCCAAGTCGTCAAGTTCGACGAGATACCCAAGGTAATGGTGGACGCAGTACTGGCGATCGAAGACCGCCGATTCTTCCAGCACTCGGGCGTCAACTACTTCCGCTTTGTACAGGCGGCTTTGATCGACCTCCGCGAAGGACGTCACGCGCAAGGCGGATCCACGATTACAATGCAGGTCTCCCGCGCTTTTTTCCTTACGCCGGAAAAGACCGTAAAGCGCAAGCTCGTGGAGATGCTGATCGCCATTGAGTTGGAGCAGAAGCTAACGAAGCCGCAGATTTTCGAGCTCTACGCGAACCAGATTCCAATGGGACAGCGCGGCTCGTTTGCGGTCAGCGGCTTTGCCGAGGCGGCGCGCTCTTACTTCAACAAAGACATCAGAAGCCTGACTCTGCCGGAAGCTGCAATGCTCGCCGGCATCATCCAGCGACCCAGCTATCTCTCGCCCTACAAACATCCGGAGCGCGTGCTGGATCGCCGCAACCTGGTGCTGGAGTCGATGGTGGAAACCGGCGCCATCACGCGAGAGGAATGTGACCGCGCGAAGGCAACGCCGCTAAAGCTCGCTCCGCCGAACGTCGAAGCCAGTGACGCTCCTTATTTTGTCGACCTGGTGAAAGACACCCTCCAGAGTCGCTACAGCGATAGCGACCTGAATGAGCAGGGCTTCCGCATCTACACCACTATCGATTCCGACCTCCAGCGCGCTGCCGCCGAAGCTGTCGAAGTCGGCATCAAGGTCGTGGACGAGCAGGTACGGAAGCTGCGCACCCGGCGGGTGAAGACCGGCAAAGGCAAGAACGCGAAGACAGAGGAAACTGTTGTAAACGGGCCGATTCCGCAGGTAGCGCTGATCGCGCTCGATCCGCATACGGGAGAGGTGCTGGCGCTCGTTGGTGGCCGGAACTACGGCTTCAGCCAATTGAACCACGTCGTCGCTAAGCGGCCGACAGGGTCCATTTTCAAGCCGTTCGTGTTCGCGGCGGCTATGAACACTGCAATCAATTCCGACCTCCCGGAAAACGTGATTACCGCATCCTCGCTCATCGACGATGCGCCGACCACGTTCGCGCACGGTGATCAAATCTACGAGCCGCGCAATTACAAGAACGAGTATCACGGGCAAGTGACAGCGCGTTATGCGCTCGCGATGTCGCTCAACAACGCGACGGTGAAACTTGCCGAAACCGTAGGCTACGACAACGTAGTTGCGCTTGCGCGCGCGTCCGGCATCACTTCGGTGAGAGCCACGCCGTCGATGGCACTCGGCGCTTATGACGCGAGTCCGCTGGAGATGGCGGGCGCTTACACGATCTTCGCGAATGGCGGAGTGAAAGTCGATCCGCTCATGCTGAAATCGGTTCGTCGCGGCAATGGCGACGTCGTCGAAGATTTCCATAACGATCAGAAGCCGGTGCTCGATCCGCGAATCGCTTACATCATGACGGACATGATGGAAGCCGTGGTCAATTCCGGCACCGCCGCTGGCGTCCGTTCGCGCGGATTCTATGCCCCCGCCGCCGGTAAGACGGGCACTTCGCACGATGCCTGGTTCGCTGGATACACGAGCAACCTGCTCTGCATCGTGTGGGTCGGCTATGACGATTACAGCGATCTCCGGCTAAGTGGCGGTGTCACTGCCGCGCCAATCTGGGCTGAGTTCATGAAACGCGCGGTTGGCATGCCGCAGTACAAGGGCGCCACGGAATTCCAGCAACCCTCCGGCGTGGTCGACGTGCAACTCGATAAACTCACGAACCGGCTTGCAACGGCGTCGTGTCCGGAAACATACACGGCTGCCTTCATCGCCGGGACCGAGCCGAAGGAAACCTGCGAGCAGGGCGACAGCCGTAACCTGTTCCAGCGCATTTTCGGCGGAGGCCAGCCACAGCCCTTGCCGCCGCCAACCAGCAATGGTCCGGTGCATAACGTTCCGGCGAATGCGCGTGCACCGTTACCGGGAGTTCCGGCGCAACAGGCCAACCAGCAACAACCAGCGCCGGAGAAAAAGAAGAAAGGATTCTTTGGACGTATCTTTGGCGCGTTCAAAGACGACAGCGAAGAAGAACGGCCCGCGCCCGCACCGCCACCTGGAAATGGCGGGAACAATCCGACGCCTCGCTAG
- a CDS encoding energy transducer TonB yields the protein MLRVLSGVLIAIAASLAQAQYPNPRLGGEFVHVAEQIARSRLTRIVRPVAPAERERFSCDSKVYLILRLDDAGAPAQINVISGEPVLAASAVQAVRQWRFEPYFIDGKPVRVQTQVTLVCPYDWDFPAG from the coding sequence ATGTTGCGGGTGCTGTCGGGTGTCCTTATCGCTATCGCTGCATCTCTTGCTCAGGCGCAATATCCGAATCCGCGCTTGGGGGGCGAGTTCGTGCACGTGGCCGAGCAGATTGCACGAAGCCGCCTGACGCGCATCGTGCGCCCGGTTGCACCCGCAGAGCGCGAGCGCTTCTCTTGCGACTCCAAGGTTTACTTGATCCTCCGGCTTGATGATGCGGGCGCACCTGCGCAAATCAACGTCATCTCCGGCGAGCCGGTGCTTGCCGCGTCAGCAGTGCAGGCAGTACGACAATGGCGCTTTGAACCCTATTTTATCGATGGCAAGCCAGTACGGGTACAGACACAGGTGACGCTCGTCTGCCCTTATGACTGGGATTTTCCTGCTGGCTAA
- a CDS encoding HAD hydrolase family protein, giving the protein MSKPRAKKIKLLILDVDGVMTDGTIFLFPAPAGAPQTTRSAAETKADAGGYSISSDTMIEAKGFHAHDGTAISLAKLAGLRTAVITKRISETVRLRCRDLRIDHVYQGAADKLSVLYEILAKENLGPEQSAYVGDDIIDLPPMRACGLAIAVASAREVVKDEAHIITDHRGGDGAVRDAVEYILKAQGKYEEAVSAYIANRTPDKVSSHGK; this is encoded by the coding sequence ATGTCGAAACCTCGCGCCAAAAAAATCAAACTGCTCATTCTCGACGTCGACGGCGTTATGACCGACGGAACCATTTTCCTGTTTCCTGCGCCCGCCGGAGCGCCGCAAACAACGCGCAGTGCTGCGGAGACGAAGGCAGATGCAGGTGGCTACTCTATCTCCTCGGACACCATGATCGAGGCCAAGGGATTCCACGCGCACGACGGCACAGCAATTTCCCTGGCGAAACTCGCCGGACTCAGGACAGCCGTGATTACGAAGCGCATCTCTGAAACGGTCCGCCTGCGCTGCCGGGATTTGCGCATCGATCACGTGTACCAGGGCGCAGCCGATAAGCTTTCCGTGCTGTACGAAATCCTGGCAAAAGAAAATCTGGGCCCGGAACAGTCGGCCTATGTGGGTGATGACATCATCGATCTTCCGCCGATGCGTGCCTGCGGACTGGCCATTGCGGTTGCCAGCGCGCGCGAAGTCGTGAAGGATGAAGCGCATATCATCACAGACCACCGCGGCGGCGACGGTGCCGTGCGCGATGCCGTCGAGTACATCCTGAAGGCACAAGGGAAGTACGAGGAAGCAGTGAGTGCCTACATCGCCAATCGCACTCCTGACAAAGTTTCGTCACACGGAAAGTGA
- a CDS encoding tetratricopeptide repeat protein produces the protein MRTRILFCSLAVVVLSVTFACSRHKQLERAEQLEKKGQFALALDAYKAEIADTAASDTKRLSELYYRSGECLLALERPADAFSAYNKAVELNDHNQSAHLRLGELYLLAGSGDRATEQASAALKSSGANLDALALLGAAAAANGQTDIARDAFTRVLTADPGRVKVALSLSDLYQHDNQTEQARDVLRKAAQAQPLSAMPWLALGRLEEQEGNVKIAEDAYRKAVAAENTPESNLRLAQYLERAGRVAEAEQILKRVDSLRPKLPTALPDFHLISGKAGRASEAYLIALRTSVAADQASGPIQIAQAKETRGQLISRLIEADLAAGAVSDQRSSRHAESGARIAREHLTEFRRELDAATIRLLEAEISIAENDLPMAKVQAEAAVEMAPESAAAHYVLGVVKYRSGDPSGARTDWDAALEEDSRFIPARLALAGYTLNSGDFAAAQDYVVPAVREEPGNFEALILFARVLVAEKNYASARIISHRAQVVDPTSAEPHLINGQIALEEDKIGESLIQFQQAVLLEPRSRSAIEGLTKVYRSGMVTRPMLLKMETIASSEPRSATLMEITGRLFAERSWTEDARRCLQRSLEIDPNRPSAATALAQIFAADGEVSAATDSAARVGDMRTLLNGVRAQDRQDMQSAIANYEAAVRAGDKTGVAANNLAWIYAEQGSNLDRALTLAQRARELAPASAGVLDTLGYVYLKRREYTQAVAVLERAHVLAKTQARDGAAVLGDIKRHLAEAYLRNGQTEQAALVASNRGAALHK, from the coding sequence GTGCGTACCCGAATCTTATTTTGTTCGCTTGCTGTCGTCGTACTCTCCGTCACTTTCGCATGTTCGCGCCACAAGCAGCTTGAGCGCGCAGAGCAACTCGAGAAGAAGGGCCAGTTTGCGCTCGCCCTGGACGCCTACAAGGCTGAGATTGCCGATACCGCGGCGTCAGATACCAAGAGACTCTCCGAACTCTACTACCGGTCGGGCGAGTGCCTGCTTGCGCTGGAGCGCCCGGCAGACGCCTTTTCCGCCTACAACAAAGCCGTTGAACTGAACGACCACAATCAATCGGCGCACCTGCGTCTGGGCGAACTCTATCTGCTCGCTGGATCGGGTGACCGCGCCACAGAGCAGGCCAGCGCTGCGCTCAAGTCTTCGGGCGCGAACCTGGATGCGCTCGCACTGCTTGGTGCAGCGGCCGCCGCGAACGGGCAAACAGATATCGCCCGCGACGCCTTCACGCGCGTGCTGACGGCCGACCCCGGCCGTGTAAAGGTCGCGCTCTCGCTTTCCGACCTCTACCAGCACGATAACCAGACGGAACAGGCTCGCGATGTACTGCGGAAAGCTGCGCAGGCTCAACCCCTGAGCGCGATGCCCTGGCTCGCGCTGGGGAGATTGGAAGAGCAGGAAGGGAACGTTAAGATCGCGGAGGACGCGTATCGAAAAGCTGTGGCCGCCGAGAACACGCCGGAGAGCAATCTGCGGCTGGCGCAGTACCTGGAGCGTGCCGGTCGCGTCGCCGAGGCCGAACAGATACTGAAGCGGGTCGATAGTCTGCGTCCGAAGTTGCCGACGGCACTTCCGGATTTTCACCTGATCTCCGGAAAGGCGGGCAGGGCGAGCGAAGCGTATCTCATAGCATTGCGCACCAGCGTCGCAGCCGACCAGGCCTCCGGTCCCATACAAATCGCACAGGCCAAAGAAACGCGGGGCCAGCTCATTTCCCGGTTGATCGAAGCGGATCTCGCCGCAGGGGCAGTTTCGGACCAACGCAGTTCCCGTCACGCTGAGTCCGGAGCCAGGATTGCGCGCGAGCATCTTACGGAGTTTCGAAGAGAACTGGATGCCGCCACAATTCGCCTGCTCGAGGCGGAAATTTCCATTGCCGAGAACGATCTTCCCATGGCGAAGGTTCAGGCAGAAGCGGCCGTCGAAATGGCTCCGGAGTCGGCCGCCGCGCATTATGTTCTGGGCGTAGTGAAGTACCGTTCGGGTGATCCATCTGGCGCACGAACCGATTGGGACGCTGCGCTGGAGGAGGATTCTCGCTTCATCCCCGCGCGATTGGCGCTTGCTGGTTACACGCTCAACTCCGGCGATTTCGCGGCTGCGCAGGATTACGTGGTACCCGCGGTCAGGGAAGAGCCCGGGAATTTCGAAGCGTTGATTCTCTTCGCTCGCGTCTTGGTGGCGGAGAAGAACTATGCCTCGGCGCGGATCATCAGCCACCGTGCGCAGGTAGTGGACCCCACTTCGGCCGAGCCGCACCTGATAAACGGACAGATCGCGCTGGAAGAAGACAAGATTGGCGAGTCGCTCATACAGTTTCAACAGGCCGTGCTGCTGGAACCCCGTTCGCGTTCGGCGATCGAAGGCCTTACGAAGGTGTATCGCTCAGGTATGGTCACCCGGCCCATGCTGCTGAAGATGGAAACGATTGCGTCCTCCGAGCCACGCTCTGCCACGTTGATGGAGATTACAGGGCGATTGTTCGCTGAGCGTAGCTGGACGGAGGACGCGCGCCGCTGCTTGCAACGTTCCCTGGAAATCGATCCTAACCGGCCTTCGGCGGCGACTGCCCTGGCGCAAATCTTCGCCGCCGACGGCGAAGTCAGCGCAGCCACAGATTCTGCCGCTCGTGTCGGCGACATGCGGACTCTACTCAACGGCGTGCGCGCGCAGGATCGCCAGGACATGCAATCCGCAATAGCAAACTACGAAGCTGCGGTGCGCGCCGGGGACAAGACAGGAGTGGCCGCCAACAACCTGGCCTGGATCTACGCAGAGCAGGGAAGTAACCTCGACCGCGCCCTGACCTTGGCACAGCGTGCGCGTGAGTTGGCGCCGGCCAGCGCAGGAGTGCTCGACACGCTTGGCTACGTTTATTTGAAACGTCGTGAGTACACCCAGGCGGTGGCCGTGTTGGAACGGGCGCACGTGCTCGCGAAGACGCAAGCTCGCGATGGCGCAGCCGTTCTGGGCGACATCAAGCGGCATCTTGCGGAGGCTTACCTCCGCAATGGCCAAACCGAGCAGGCTGCATTGGTGGCCAGCAACAGAGGGGCTGCGCTACACAAATAA
- a CDS encoding N-acetyltransferase: MFSLRDFKVKDIDEMLAIDRECFPPGISYSRGELQSYVQRKGAFGIIAEPAPASSSSVGDATLAGPREPKQPAHRIAGFAVAEMHPKGYGHVITLDIRPAYRRQGLGTILMAAAEKRVIKEGAFMMVLEAAVNNSSALAFYKQHKYNIVRTLPRYYNGELDAFFMIKRL, encoded by the coding sequence GTGTTCTCACTTCGTGACTTCAAAGTCAAAGACATCGACGAGATGCTCGCCATTGATCGGGAGTGCTTTCCTCCCGGCATCTCCTACTCGCGCGGCGAGTTGCAAAGCTATGTTCAACGCAAGGGGGCGTTCGGCATCATCGCCGAGCCGGCGCCTGCATCTTCAAGTTCAGTCGGCGACGCCACACTGGCTGGACCTCGTGAACCAAAACAGCCCGCCCACAGAATTGCCGGTTTCGCAGTGGCCGAGATGCACCCTAAGGGCTACGGACATGTCATCACGCTCGACATCCGTCCCGCATATCGCCGCCAGGGACTGGGCACGATACTGATGGCAGCCGCCGAGAAGCGTGTCATCAAAGAAGGCGCGTTCATGATGGTGCTAGAAGCGGCTGTCAATAATTCTTCTGCGCTCGCGTTCTATAAGCAGCACAAGTACAACATCGTGCGAACCCTGCCGCGCTACTACAACGGCGAGCTCGACGCGTTTTTCATGATCAAGCGACTATAG
- a CDS encoding lmo0937 family membrane protein, with protein sequence MLWTLFVILLVLWLLGVVSSYTLGGFIHILLVLAVIALVFQLISGRRPVA encoded by the coding sequence ATGCTTTGGACGCTGTTTGTGATTCTGCTTGTACTGTGGCTGCTGGGTGTCGTCAGCAGCTATACGCTGGGCGGCTTCATTCACATTCTGCTGGTCCTGGCCGTCATCGCGCTGGTGTTCCAGCTGATTAGTGGACGCAGACCCGTCGCCTAA
- a CDS encoding type 1 glutamine amidotransferase domain-containing protein, with the protein MAEQNLNGMNVAILATDFFEESELTEPRKALQQAGAKTSVIAPKAGEIQAVQHVNKTQKIKVDRTLDQANPDEFDAVLLPGGALNADALRMEKKAQEFVRKFDQSERPIAVICHGPWLLVSAGLVKGRKMTSYHTIQDDLKNAGAEWRDDVVIRDRNWVSSRQPSDIPRFNQEMIGLFSESRIAGRKTA; encoded by the coding sequence ATGGCAGAGCAGAACCTGAACGGAATGAATGTGGCAATCCTTGCGACGGACTTTTTCGAAGAGTCGGAACTGACGGAACCCAGGAAAGCGTTGCAGCAAGCTGGCGCGAAAACATCCGTCATTGCTCCGAAAGCCGGTGAGATTCAGGCCGTCCAGCACGTGAATAAAACGCAGAAGATCAAAGTAGATCGCACGCTCGACCAGGCGAATCCGGACGAGTTCGATGCAGTGCTTCTTCCGGGTGGCGCGCTGAACGCTGACGCGCTTCGCATGGAGAAAAAAGCGCAGGAATTTGTTCGCAAATTCGATCAATCGGAACGGCCGATTGCGGTCATCTGCCACGGCCCGTGGCTGCTCGTTTCGGCCGGGCTGGTGAAAGGCCGCAAAATGACCAGCTATCACACCATCCAGGACGATCTCAAGAACGCGGGCGCCGAGTGGCGGGACGACGTGGTCATTCGCGACCGCAACTGGGTGAGCAGCCGCCAACCGTCTGACATTCCGCGTTTCAACCAGGAGATGATCGGCCTCTTCTCTGAATCCCGTATCGCCGGACGAAAGACTGCATAA
- a CDS encoding tetratricopeptide repeat protein: protein MTRPYICVLGFVILLTGGALTLEARDWQAAEPPAPSQMSSKELETKADAFRLQKEWNSALDYYNLAIKKDSKNAILVNKAGMTELQLGLYDQARRRFERAVKLDKKYAEAINNIGVAYYLRKDYRRAITQYRKALALRDEASFHTNLGAAYFDNKELKPAMAEYMRALQLDPEVFERTSLTGISAHVSKPQDRAEYAFMMARLYARFGDVDHAITQLKRARENGYPKLDDVYRDDEFAAVRQDPRFAELMGSETSAIPE from the coding sequence ATGACGCGTCCTTATATCTGCGTCCTGGGTTTCGTCATCCTGCTGACGGGAGGAGCGTTAACCCTGGAGGCGCGCGACTGGCAGGCAGCGGAGCCGCCAGCTCCATCACAGATGTCGTCGAAAGAGCTGGAAACAAAAGCCGACGCCTTTCGTTTACAGAAGGAATGGAACAGCGCGCTCGACTACTACAATCTGGCCATCAAGAAGGATTCGAAGAACGCAATCCTTGTAAACAAAGCCGGCATGACGGAGTTGCAGCTCGGCTTGTACGATCAGGCCCGCAGGCGTTTTGAACGAGCCGTGAAGCTGGACAAAAAGTACGCCGAAGCAATCAACAACATAGGCGTCGCTTACTACCTGCGCAAAGACTACCGGCGTGCAATAACACAGTACCGAAAGGCGCTCGCCCTGCGCGACGAGGCTTCTTTCCACACCAATCTTGGAGCGGCGTATTTCGACAACAAAGAGCTTAAGCCTGCGATGGCCGAATACATGCGCGCGCTGCAACTCGACCCGGAGGTCTTCGAGCGCACTTCCTTAACCGGGATTTCCGCGCACGTAAGCAAGCCCCAGGACCGTGCGGAGTATGCCTTCATGATGGCGCGCCTCTATGCGCGTTTTGGGGACGTGGACCACGCAATCACCCAGTTGAAGCGCGCCCGTGAGAATGGCTATCCGAAACTTGATGATGTTTACAGGGATGACGAGTTTGCGGCCGTCCGCCAAGACCCGCGATTCGCGGAACTCATGGGGTCCGAAACGTCTGCTATCCCGGAGTAG
- a CDS encoding CsbD family protein, whose product MDKDRIKGKMEDVKGRVERQVGEWTGDEEAQAEGMKDQAKGKIENAWGKTKDAVRDATEKGDRNVDRDADNDIDRDKNAA is encoded by the coding sequence ATGGATAAGGACCGCATCAAAGGCAAGATGGAGGATGTGAAAGGCCGAGTTGAGCGGCAAGTGGGCGAGTGGACGGGCGACGAAGAAGCCCAGGCGGAAGGCATGAAAGATCAAGCCAAGGGCAAGATCGAAAATGCCTGGGGCAAAACAAAAGACGCTGTCCGCGATGCCACCGAGAAAGGTGATCGTAACGTTGACCGGGACGCCGACAACGACATCGACCGCGACAAGAACGCCGCCTAG
- a CDS encoding tetratricopeptide repeat protein: MRRIPVFCSSLLLLVLLPCGLASAQNPAPASGLNLAQIQEVQPAPPRPPVSLTTATPQELEARGDELRDVKDYLQAIDYYNAAIRRQPTAVLQNKIGMAYISMQRYDKAQDALKRAIKMNKTYAEAYNNLGVVYHLKKKYGPAVKNYRKALELNEQSASFHSNLGTVYIERKEYEKGTAEYQRAFDLDPSVFERSSRSGVSARMSSPEDRARFNYLVARLYAKQGNLDKSLLYLRRAMEEGFPDIGKVYTDAEFATLRADQRFTELMAVRPPAIPQ; encoded by the coding sequence ATGCGTCGTATACCCGTTTTCTGCTCGTCTCTCTTGCTGCTAGTGCTGCTGCCCTGTGGTTTGGCTTCAGCACAGAATCCTGCACCAGCCAGCGGTTTGAACCTGGCACAGATACAGGAAGTGCAGCCGGCCCCGCCCCGGCCACCCGTTTCGCTCACCACTGCAACGCCCCAGGAACTCGAAGCTCGTGGCGATGAACTTCGCGACGTCAAGGATTACCTGCAGGCGATTGACTACTACAATGCCGCGATTCGCCGCCAGCCCACCGCTGTGTTGCAGAACAAGATCGGCATGGCCTACATCTCGATGCAGCGTTACGACAAGGCGCAGGATGCGCTGAAGCGAGCCATCAAAATGAATAAGACGTACGCCGAGGCCTACAACAATCTGGGTGTGGTTTACCACCTCAAGAAGAAGTACGGTCCGGCGGTCAAGAATTACCGAAAGGCGCTGGAGTTGAACGAGCAGTCCGCGTCTTTTCACAGCAACCTTGGCACCGTTTACATCGAACGCAAGGAGTACGAGAAGGGCACGGCGGAGTACCAGCGGGCCTTCGATCTGGACCCGTCGGTGTTCGAACGATCCTCTCGTAGCGGAGTATCCGCGCGGATGTCGTCTCCCGAGGATCGCGCCCGGTTCAACTACCTGGTTGCCCGGCTATACGCCAAGCAGGGAAACCTGGACAAGTCTCTGCTGTACCTCAGGCGGGCGATGGAAGAAGGCTTCCCCGATATTGGCAAGGTTTACACGGACGCCGAGTTCGCCACGCTCCGCGCCGATCAGCGTTTTACGGAGTTGATGGCGGTGCGTCCGCCCGCCATTCCGCAGTAG